From a single Rutidosis leptorrhynchoides isolate AG116_Rl617_1_P2 chromosome 5, CSIRO_AGI_Rlap_v1, whole genome shotgun sequence genomic region:
- the LOC139849313 gene encoding uncharacterized protein, whose protein sequence is MSIVSHTGKEGNVPFQCPTLTATNYTTWAIRVEAILDAHGLWESIETPVGMTVDEKQSKLARAFLFQTVPEDVLLQVAKNKTAKEVWESLKTCYLGADRVQKTRLHTLKSEFEGLRMKDSESIDEFAGKLSGMLSKYTSLGATLEDSVLSVASIEQYADVDKMPFEEAICRLKAYEDRLNLRSSNSNGENSLLLAKSDTSTQKNSKSDTSSGGRGRGSTNNDRGGRNGGCGRGRGRGGSNYQKTKDKRHIKCFNCENYGHYTSECKNQEEENDEANLSAT, encoded by the exons ATGTCAATTGTATCTCATACAGGAAAGGAGGGCAATGTACCGTTCCAGTGCCCAACATTAACCGCCACAAACTACACCACTTGGGCAATCCGTGTAGAAGCTATCTTGGATGCCCATGGACTTTGGGAATCCATTGAAACACCAGTCGGGATGACGGTGGATGAGAAACAGAGTAAGTTAGCGAGAGCCTTTCTCTTTCAAACGGTTCCTGAAGACGTTCTATTGCAGGTGGCAAAGAACAAGACGGCTAAGGAGGTGTGGGAGTCATTGAAGACGTGTTATTTGGGTGCTGATCGTGTACAAAAGACGAGATTACATACTCTTAAAAGTGAGTTCGAAGGGCTGCGAATGAAAGACAGTGAGTCTATAGATGAGTTCGCTGGCAAGCTAAGCGGGATGCTCTCTAAATACACCAGCCTTGGAGCCACCCTTGAAGATAGTGTACTT TCGGTGGCGTCCATAGAACAATATGCAGATGTCGATAAAATGCCGTTTGAGGAAGCAATCTGTAGATTAAAGGCTTACGAAGATAGATTGAACCTTCGAAGCAGTAATAGTAATGGAGAAAATAGTCTGTTATTGGCAAAGTCAGACACGTCCACTCAAAAGAACTCAAAGAGTGACACGAGCTCAGGAGGTAGAGGTCGTGGTTCCACCAACAATGATCGGGGTGGTCGAAATGGTGGGTGTGGGAGAGGACGTGGCAGAGGTGGTAGTAACTACCAGAAAACGAAGGATAAAAGGCATATAAAGTGCTTTAATTGCGAAAATTATGGACACTACACTTCTGAGTGCAAAAATCAGGAAGAGGAGAATGATGAGGCCAATCTAAGTGCAACATAG